A window from Oscillatoria sp. FACHB-1406 encodes these proteins:
- a CDS encoding DUF3368 domain-containing protein — MIVVSNTSPLSNLLIVGQLELIQQIYRQVIIPPEVDREIRCLQNFGIDLSLYLTATWLQVQIPTDLQFVATLENELDKGEAEAIALALQLKADRLLIDERMGRRIAAQYGLKITGVLGVLNAAKMLGIIPAVKPILDNLMQQAGFRVDRALYEQTLRDVGE, encoded by the coding sequence ATGATAGTTGTCAGCAATACTTCCCCACTGAGCAATCTCTTAATCGTGGGACAACTCGAGTTAATTCAGCAAATTTATCGACAAGTTATAATCCCACCCGAGGTAGATCGCGAGATCCGTTGTCTTCAAAATTTTGGAATCGATCTTTCTTTATACCTTACAGCAACTTGGCTTCAAGTACAAATCCCCACCGATCTTCAATTCGTAGCAACCTTAGAAAATGAATTAGACAAGGGCGAGGCAGAAGCAATCGCGCTAGCCCTTCAATTGAAAGCCGATCGTTTGCTCATTGATGAACGGATGGGAAGAAGAATAGCAGCCCAATATGGATTAAAGATTACAGGAGTATTGGGGGTTTTGAATGCTGCCAAAATGTTAGGAATAATTCCAGCAGTCAAGCCGATTTTAGACAACTTAATGCAGCAGGCTGGCTTTCGAGTCGATCGCGCTTTGTACGAGCAAACGCTGAGGGATGTCGGAGAATAG
- the leuS gene encoding leucine--tRNA ligase has product MESRYNAAAIEQKWQKAWAEAGLDTTPDNDKPKFYALSMFPYPSGNLHMGHVRNYTITDAIARLKRMQGYRVLHPMGWDAFGLPAENAAIDRGIPPAEWTYQNIAHMKQQLQQLGLSLDWEREVATCSPDYYRWTQWLFLQFYSAGLAYQKEAAVNWDPIDQTVLANEQVDSEGRSWRSGAIVERKLLRQWFLKITDYAEQLLNDLDSLTGWPDRVKTMQANWIGKSIGAYLEFPIVGMDESIGVFTTRPDTVCGVTYVVLAPEHPLTPRVTTPERQTAVETFISEVASESETERTAEDKPKRGIPTGGTAINPFTGEEIPIWIADYVLYEYGTGAVMGVPAHDIRDFQFAKQNDLPIKTVIIPEGGDASQPLTEAYVEPGIMVNSGEFDGMNSIDGKQAIIEAAEKQGYGKARIQYRLRDWLISRQRYWGAPIPIIHCPSCGAVAVPDADLPVRLPESVEFSGRGPSPLAKMEDWVNVPCPSCGEPAKRETDTMDTFIDSSWYFLRYADAKNEETAFAKAKADDWMPVDQYVGGIEHAILHLLYSRFFTKVLRDRGLTNCSEPFNRLLTQGMVQGMTFKNPKTNKYVPSATVKVAEPDAVFATAVREGKVEKVTFKNPKNGKYIDCNFSEKGQFKVNPEEPKDPNTGDSLQIFQDPETGDFLQVFYEKMSKSKYNGVDPEDVLSKYGADTARMFILFKAPPEKDLEWDDADVEGQFRFLNRVWRLVGDLIEKGGSANDKKAAPKSKEEKDLYRAIHTAIKEVSEDMEGDYQFNTAISEMMKLSNAITDSPCKDSPIYAEGIETLLILLAPFAPHLAEELWHELGHQDSVHTVAWPEHKPEALVVDEIVLVVQINGKVRGTIQVPASSSKEELEEFARKSEVADKYITGKEVRKVIVVPGKLVNFVVAN; this is encoded by the coding sequence GTGGAGTCCCGATATAATGCCGCCGCGATCGAGCAGAAATGGCAAAAAGCATGGGCAGAAGCGGGTTTAGATACAACCCCCGACAACGACAAGCCCAAATTTTACGCCTTATCCATGTTCCCTTATCCTTCGGGGAACCTGCACATGGGCCACGTTCGCAACTATACCATCACCGATGCGATCGCGCGCCTGAAGCGGATGCAAGGATATCGAGTGCTGCACCCAATGGGATGGGATGCCTTTGGACTGCCTGCCGAAAATGCCGCGATCGATCGCGGAATCCCCCCCGCCGAGTGGACGTACCAAAACATCGCCCACATGAAGCAGCAACTCCAACAACTCGGACTCTCCCTCGACTGGGAACGCGAAGTCGCCACCTGTTCCCCTGACTACTATCGCTGGACGCAGTGGCTTTTCTTACAATTCTACAGCGCCGGACTCGCTTACCAAAAAGAAGCCGCCGTCAACTGGGATCCCATCGATCAAACCGTCCTCGCCAACGAACAAGTTGATAGCGAAGGGCGTTCCTGGCGTTCCGGTGCGATCGTCGAACGCAAACTTTTGCGTCAGTGGTTCCTCAAAATTACCGACTACGCCGAACAACTCCTCAACGACTTAGACAGCTTAACCGGCTGGCCCGATCGCGTCAAGACGATGCAAGCCAACTGGATAGGCAAATCCATCGGCGCGTACCTCGAATTTCCCATCGTCGGAATGGATGAAAGCATCGGCGTATTCACCACCCGCCCCGATACCGTCTGCGGCGTAACCTACGTCGTTCTCGCCCCAGAACACCCCTTAACGCCCCGCGTCACCACCCCAGAACGCCAAACCGCCGTCGAAACCTTCATCTCTGAAGTCGCCAGCGAAAGCGAAACCGAGCGCACCGCTGAAGATAAGCCCAAACGCGGCATTCCCACCGGCGGAACCGCAATTAATCCCTTCACCGGCGAGGAAATCCCGATTTGGATTGCCGATTACGTCCTCTATGAATACGGAACCGGCGCAGTGATGGGCGTTCCCGCGCACGATATCCGGGATTTCCAATTCGCAAAACAGAACGACTTACCGATTAAAACCGTCATTATCCCCGAAGGCGGCGATGCCAGTCAGCCCTTAACAGAAGCCTACGTCGAACCGGGAATTATGGTCAATTCCGGCGAATTTGACGGAATGAATTCAATTGACGGCAAACAGGCGATTATCGAGGCTGCCGAAAAACAAGGGTACGGTAAAGCCAGAATTCAGTACCGCTTGCGCGATTGGTTGATTTCCCGCCAACGCTATTGGGGCGCGCCGATTCCGATTATTCACTGCCCTAGCTGCGGTGCGGTAGCCGTTCCCGATGCCGATTTACCCGTGCGTTTACCCGAAAGCGTCGAATTTTCAGGGCGCGGCCCTTCGCCGCTGGCTAAGATGGAAGATTGGGTTAACGTTCCCTGTCCCAGTTGCGGCGAACCGGCGAAGCGGGAAACCGATACGATGGATACGTTTATCGATTCGTCGTGGTACTTTTTGCGCTATGCCGATGCGAAGAACGAAGAGACGGCGTTTGCGAAGGCGAAGGCGGATGATTGGATGCCGGTGGATCAATATGTGGGCGGCATCGAACACGCGATTTTGCACTTATTGTACTCGCGATTCTTTACGAAGGTGTTGCGCGATCGCGGCCTTACGAATTGCAGCGAACCCTTCAATCGCCTTCTCACCCAAGGCATGGTACAGGGGATGACGTTTAAAAATCCCAAAACCAATAAATACGTTCCCTCCGCAACCGTTAAAGTTGCCGAACCCGACGCAGTTTTTGCCACAGCCGTTCGGGAAGGGAAGGTCGAAAAAGTGACCTTTAAAAATCCCAAAAACGGTAAATATATCGATTGTAACTTTTCTGAAAAGGGACAATTTAAAGTTAACCCCGAAGAACCCAAAGACCCCAATACTGGCGATTCCTTACAAATCTTTCAAGACCCAGAAACTGGCGATTTCTTGCAAGTTTTTTACGAGAAAATGTCCAAATCGAAGTATAACGGTGTCGATCCGGAAGATGTATTATCCAAATATGGCGCAGATACGGCGCGAATGTTTATCCTCTTTAAAGCGCCGCCGGAAAAGGATCTAGAGTGGGATGATGCCGACGTTGAAGGACAATTCCGCTTCTTAAATCGCGTTTGGCGTTTAGTTGGCGATTTGATCGAAAAAGGCGGCAGCGCGAACGATAAGAAGGCAGCGCCGAAATCGAAAGAAGAAAAGGATTTATATCGCGCCATTCATACCGCAATTAAAGAAGTTTCGGAAGATATGGAAGGAGATTATCAGTTTAATACTGCTATCTCTGAAATGATGAAACTCAGCAACGCGATAACCGATTCTCCTTGTAAAGATTCGCCCATTTATGCTGAAGGAATCGAAACGCTGTTGATTTTACTCGCGCCCTTCGCCCCGCACCTTGCTGAGGAATTATGGCATGAATTGGGTCATCAAGACTCGGTTCATACCGTTGCTTGGCCCGAACACAAACCCGAAGCCTTAGTGGTCGATGAGATCGTTTTAGTGGTACAAATTAATGGAAAAGTACGCGGAACGATTCAAGTTCCCGCCAGTTCTTCTAAGGAGGAATTAGAAGAATTTGCGCGTAAGTCTGAGGTAGCGGATAAGTATATTACGGGCAAAGAAGTTCGTAAGGTTATCGTCGTTCCGGGCAAATTAGTTAACTTTGTGGTTGCCAATTAA
- the hisF gene encoding imidazole glycerol phosphate synthase subunit HisF gives MLAKRILPCLDVKAGRVVKGVNFVNLQDAGDPVELAKVYNDAGADELVFLDITATHEDRDIIVDVVYRTAEQVFIPLTVGGGINSLEMIKNLLRAGADKTSINSAAVRDPEFLNRASDRFGKQCIVVAIDAKRRTDPNRPGWDVYVRGGRENTGLDALEWAAEVERRGAGELLVTSMDADGTQAGYDLELTRAIAQRVEIPVIASGGAGNVAHIYEALTDGKAEAALLASLLHYGQLSIAEIKNHLSENRIPVRSL, from the coding sequence ATGCTCGCAAAAAGAATCCTTCCTTGCCTCGATGTCAAAGCGGGGCGCGTCGTTAAAGGTGTTAACTTCGTTAACCTCCAAGATGCAGGCGACCCGGTGGAATTAGCTAAGGTTTATAACGATGCGGGGGCAGATGAACTCGTTTTTCTCGATATTACGGCGACGCACGAAGATCGAGACATTATCGTTGATGTTGTTTACCGGACTGCCGAACAAGTTTTTATTCCCCTCACGGTGGGCGGTGGCATTAATTCCTTAGAAATGATTAAAAATTTGTTACGGGCAGGAGCGGATAAAACGAGCATTAATTCTGCTGCGGTGCGAGATCCGGAGTTTCTGAATCGGGCGAGCGATCGCTTCGGCAAGCAATGTATTGTTGTGGCGATCGATGCTAAGCGCAGAACGGATCCTAACCGTCCGGGTTGGGATGTTTACGTGCGCGGCGGACGGGAGAATACGGGTTTGGATGCGTTGGAATGGGCCGCCGAAGTGGAACGACGCGGTGCGGGCGAGTTGTTGGTAACGAGTATGGATGCGGATGGAACTCAGGCGGGGTACGACTTAGAATTGACTCGCGCGATCGCACAACGCGTAGAAATTCCGGTTATTGCTTCGGGCGGGGCGGGCAATGTGGCGCATATCTACGAAGCGCTCACAGACGGGAAAGCTGAAGCCGCGCTTTTAGCGTCCCTACTGCATTACGGACAACTGAGTATTGCCGAAATTAAAAACCATTTGAGCGAAAATCGCATTCCGGTTCGCTCGCTCTAA
- a CDS encoding glycosyltransferase family 2 protein: MQPLVSILIPCYNAEPWLAETLESALAQTWQNLEIIVVDDGSSDRSLEIARRYESRGVKVFSQKNQGACAARNAAFRKSSGDYIQYLDADDLLTADKIEIQMAVLAENPNCVAACQWGIFYQDPSQAEFVPVPLWTDRDPVDWVTTAWENNWMMNPGVWLFPRAVAKAAGPWNESLPSNPDDDGEYFCRILLASSGIRFCQKAKAYYRTGISGSLSKQSSDRSKVSRFYSLEFCMKHLLAVENSPRTRKACANRFQRFFYEVYPSVPNICEQAERRVAQLGGSDVQPVIGAKLKPLCALLGWRKAKKVQQFVYELAQKRNSNASSQPSVARQPISTRAKTEEALS; the protein is encoded by the coding sequence ATGCAACCCTTAGTTTCTATCCTTATCCCCTGTTACAACGCCGAACCCTGGTTAGCCGAGACGCTAGAATCGGCTCTGGCTCAAACATGGCAGAATTTAGAAATTATTGTGGTAGATGACGGCTCGAGCGATCGCAGCCTAGAAATCGCCCGTCGCTACGAATCGCGCGGCGTTAAAGTTTTTTCTCAAAAAAATCAAGGCGCTTGTGCTGCACGCAATGCAGCATTTCGGAAATCAAGCGGAGACTATATTCAATATTTAGACGCAGACGATCTCCTGACTGCCGATAAAATCGAAATTCAGATGGCAGTGTTAGCGGAGAATCCAAACTGCGTCGCAGCGTGCCAATGGGGAATTTTTTACCAAGACCCGAGTCAAGCCGAGTTTGTCCCCGTACCCCTGTGGACTGACCGAGATCCGGTCGATTGGGTTACCACAGCATGGGAGAATAACTGGATGATGAATCCCGGAGTTTGGCTCTTTCCTCGCGCTGTTGCCAAAGCCGCAGGACCTTGGAACGAAAGTTTACCTTCTAACCCCGATGACGATGGCGAATACTTCTGCCGCATCCTGCTTGCCAGCAGTGGTATCCGCTTCTGTCAAAAAGCAAAAGCCTACTACCGCACGGGTATCAGTGGCAGTCTCAGCAAGCAAAGTTCCGATCGCTCCAAAGTATCCCGCTTTTACTCGCTAGAATTTTGCATGAAGCACTTATTAGCCGTAGAAAATAGCCCCCGAACCCGCAAGGCTTGTGCTAACCGCTTCCAGCGTTTCTTTTACGAAGTCTATCCGAGTGTCCCGAATATTTGCGAGCAAGCAGAACGCCGCGTTGCACAATTAGGCGGTTCGGACGTGCAACCCGTCATTGGTGCTAAGCTTAAACCGCTTTGTGCGCTATTAGGATGGCGCAAAGCGAAGAAGGTTCAGCAATTCGTTTACGAACTCGCACAGAAGCGTAACTCGAATGCCAGTTCTCAACCTTCTGTTGCACGGCAACCCATATCCACTCGTGCGAAAACCGAGGAAGCACTCTCGTAA
- a CDS encoding UPF0175 family protein, translating into MRISIDIPDNIARTAELTEAELLREIAVLLFQQERITLGKAAQIARMHQFEFQHLLANRDICVHYGLEEYQADMKSLRENNWR; encoded by the coding sequence ATGAGAATTTCGATCGATATACCCGATAATATTGCTCGGACTGCTGAGTTAACCGAGGCTGAATTATTGCGAGAGATTGCCGTTCTTCTTTTTCAACAGGAACGCATTACCTTGGGAAAAGCAGCACAAATTGCTCGAATGCACCAGTTTGAATTTCAGCATTTGCTGGCAAATCGGGACATTTGCGTTCATTATGGATTGGAGGAATATCAGGCGGATATGAAAAGCCTGCGCGAGAATAATTGGCGATGA